GAGTCAGGCCTAGCGCCAGATCGACTCTTGCCCTCAACTCATCAACTGCCACTGTGCCTATCACCTCATCAACAACTCTTCCATCCTTGAACAAAAGGATGGCTGGAATGCTGGTAATCCTGTGTCTTGTAGCTGCCATCTGGCTCTCTTGGACGTCAGCCTTGGCCACCTTCAGTCTGCCGCCGTACTCGGAAGCCAGTTCATCAATCAAAGGAGCAATTGCCTTACAAGGACTGCACCAAGGAGCCCAGAAATCTACCATGACCGGCAGATTCGACCTGAGCACCTCTTCTTCGAAGTTCTCGTCTGTGACTACTACTGCCTTCCCCATCCCCACCCTCCTTTAGCGAGCACTCCACCTCATCAAATCATTGAAGGTCACATATATCATGGCCATAACAAGGAGAATAAAACCTACCTGAGCAAAGATGAGCCTGGAAACTTTTGAAAGAGGCTTTCTCCTCACTCTCTCGAACGCGAGAAAAACAAGCTGTCCACCGTCAAGAGGCGGAAGCGGAAAAAGATTCAGTATGAAGAGATTCACCGAGAGAAAACCGAAAAAGTTGAAGAAGAATTCAGGGCCCCATCTCAACGACTCACCAGCAAGTTGAGCGATTGCTGCAGGTCCTCCTATCAGACTTGGGGAGACTCTCCGTGTGAACAAGTCAAACACAAAAAGAGCAATTCTCTTGAGAGTGAACCACGTTCTGAACGACCCCTCCACAATGGAACCCACGAGCGACATTCTCTGTCTTCCGAAAGGCATGAGAATCCCGATAAGGCCAACCTTTTCCGCCTTGTTCCCTGAAGCAATAATCTGAGACTTGGGCACAACCTCAGCACTCATCTCCTGGCCTTCTCTAAGCCACTCAATTACAATCTTTTTCCCAGGGCTAGCGTGGATTGCAACTACCATCTCGTCCCACCTACTAACATACTTTCCGTCGACTGAAGTCAGGATGTCTCCCGGCCTGAGGCCCGCTCTGTATGCCGGGCCTTCCTTCATCACATCGCCCACTTCCGTCCCTATGGCTGGCTCCAGACCCAACGCCCATCCGCCAAATGTATCATTGTATACAGGCGCTGCCCTGAGAAGATACTTCTTGCCCTGTCTCATTACGCGTAGCTCAAGAGGGCGGCCTTTTGACTCCTGAACTGCTTTCTCAATATCACCCCAGTGCGCCACCGCCTCCCCTGATACTGAAATCACACTATCACCAATGACAATGCCTGCTGTTGCTGCTGGCGAGTCTGGATAAACCTTTCCAACAGTTGTTGTCTTTATGACACCGATGCCAAAAGTATAAATGACTGCACAGAATATCAGGAACGCAAAGAGCAGATTGAACAAAGGCCCAGAAACCATTATCAGGCTTCGCTTCCAGATGCCCATATCAACGAAGGAATTATCAATACCTTCGCTTTCTTCCATCCCCGCGAACTTCACATATCCACCGAATGGGATCCATGAGAGACAGTATTCGGTGTTGTTTCTTGTTATGGCGAACATCTTGGGGCCGAGGCCAATAGAAAACTTCAGTACTCTCGCCCCAAGAAGTTTGCCCACCAGAAAATGGCCAAATTCGTGGATCAATACAGATAGTGAGAGTGCTACTGCTGCTGCGAGGATAGTCAGTATCATGGGGTATTACCCTAACAGGTCAGGTGGAGTGCTGCTGCAACCTTCTTCTCTCCAAGAAGACGGTTGTACTTGTTACACACAGATTCCGTCTTATCAACAATCAGCTCAACTCCCAGCGAGCTTACGTGGTTACGGGTGGCCTGTGGAACCGACATTAATCCCGAGGCACCTGTGCCAACGACAAGAACCTCAGGGCCTTCTCTCAAAACTTCCTTGAGGTCTTCTACGTTCAACACATGCCCCTCACGTCGCCACCAACTCCTGACAGACCCATCCTGCAAAATGAGTATGTCGCTCGTATGTTTCTCTCCAACGACCACGACTTCACCAAATCGGTATGAATCGATCAATGTTAATCGGTCACCAGAAAAATCTTGTCCCCACCTCTACACCGGTCATCAACCTTGATCCCGATTGAGTCGCCGGCCTTCACAACCTCCACTTGTTCATGCTCGATCTGCATTGAATCAATCTTCAGAGTAAGGTCCGTGGTGTGTCCGACAATGTGGATTGTGTCGCCAACTTTCAGCTCTCCAGAAGCAATCTCAATACCGGCAACGCCAATCTTCGCAAAATAGTCACTGACACGGCCAATTTCTGTTTCAGCCAATTGTTCCTCCTTTCTCCGCACCCGCGAACACGAATTTTAGAACGACTCCCATCCCCAAGTCAAGACTTTTCCGAAAAAGACCCCACCATCACTCCCCTACCCACCGCACCCTCGAAATTCCCCCAGCTTCCCACTACTCCTTCGAAATTCCACCCAATCCCCTCCCTACACCTTGGAAATTCCCGTCAGCCCACCCCTACACCTTCGAAATTCACTCATCCCAAAATAAGCACGCCACCGGACCAGAGCAACAAGCCAAAGTGTCATTGCGAGGAGGCCTTCACTCTGTGAAGGCCGACGCGGCAATCTCCAAGACATCAACAACAA
This genomic interval from candidate division TA06 bacterium contains the following:
- the trxA gene encoding thioredoxin, yielding MGKAVVVTDENFEEEVLRSNLPVMVDFWAPWCSPCKAIAPLIDELASEYGGRLKVAKADVQESQMAATRHRITSIPAILLFKDGRVVDEVIGTVAVDELRARVDLALGLTP
- the rseP gene encoding RIP metalloprotease RseP, with protein sequence MILTILAAAVALSLSVLIHEFGHFLVGKLLGARVLKFSIGLGPKMFAITRNNTEYCLSWIPFGGYVKFAGMEESEGIDNSFVDMGIWKRSLIMVSGPLFNLLFAFLIFCAVIYTFGIGVIKTTTVGKVYPDSPAATAGIVIGDSVISVSGEAVAHWGDIEKAVQESKGRPLELRVMRQGKKYLLRAAPVYNDTFGGWALGLEPAIGTEVGDVMKEGPAYRAGLRPGDILTSVDGKYVSRWDEMVVAIHASPGKKIVIEWLREGQEMSAEVVPKSQIIASGNKAEKVGLIGILMPFGRQRMSLVGSIVEGSFRTWFTLKRIALFVFDLFTRRVSPSLIGGPAAIAQLAGESLRWGPEFFFNFFGFLSVNLFILNLFPLPPLDGGQLVFLAFERVRRKPLSKVSRLIFAQVGFILLVMAMIYVTFNDLMRWSAR
- a CDS encoding translation elongation factor-like protein, with the protein product MAETEIGRVSDYFAKIGVAGIEIASGELKVGDTIHIVGHTTDLTLKIDSMQIEHEQVEVVKAGDSIGIKVDDRCRGGDKIFLVTD